The proteins below are encoded in one region of Rana temporaria chromosome 2, aRanTem1.1, whole genome shotgun sequence:
- the LOC120928448 gene encoding olfactory receptor 52K2-like has product MLNMTFSRPTHFILLGIPGLETSYVSLGFIFFLMYAISLIGNLTLLFIIRLDRNLHEPMYLFLSMLSSIDLVVTSTTTPKVLAILWFDSKEIYYEACLTQMFFTNSFTCIESSILLAMAFDRYAAICHPLRYTSILTNRVILAMSLCCLCRGVAYAMPLSTLYRRLSLCGNNVIYHSFCDHYSTVKLACSDSTLNTTYGLVGSLAIVGVDLSLIALSYVFILHAVFHLKSTEARLKALSTCTSHISVFLVFCLTIVLSAVVQRFAKSVPLYVIILLANVYLMLPAFVNPLIYGIRTKPIRHRIVTLLLCYK; this is encoded by the coding sequence ATGTTGAACATGACGTTCTCCCGCCCTACGCATTTTATACTTCTTGGAATTCCTGGTCTGGAAACCTCCTACGTCTCCCTAGGCTTCATCTTCTTCTTGATGTACGCGATCTCGCTGATCGGAAACTTGACTCTCCTGTTCATCATCAGACTGGACCGGAACCTCCACGAGCCCAtgtacctcttcctctccatgctCTCCTCCATAGACCTCGTGGTCACCAGCACCACCACGCCCAAGGTGTTGGCCATCCTTTGGTTCGACTCCAAAGAAATTTACTACGAGGCCTGCCTGACCCAAATGTTCTTCACCAACTCCTTCACCTGCATCGAGTCTTCCATACTGCTCGCCATGGCGTTCGACCGCTACGCTGCCATCTGCCACCCTCTGCGGTACACGTCTATTCTGACCAATCGGGTGATTTTAGCCATGAGTTTGTGTTGCCTGTGTAGGGGAGTTGCCTATGCGATGCCCTTATCGACCCTTTACAGAAGATTATCTTTGTGCGGCAATAACGTCATTTATCACTCTTTTTGCGATCACTATTCGACGGTGAAATTGGCGTGCTCTGACTCCACCCTTAACACTACTTATGGATTAGTGGGGTCTCTTGCTATAGTGGGTGTAGACTTGTCCTTGATAGCCTTGTCCTATGTTTTCATCCTTCACGCTGTATTTCACCTCAAATCCACAGAGGCCCGGCTGAAGGCCCTCAGTACCTGCACCTCCCATATCAGCGTCTTCCTCGTCTTCTGCCTCACCATTGTCCTCTCCGCCGTGGTCCAGAGGTTTGCCAAGTCTGTCCCCTTATATGTCATCATTCTGCTGGCCAATGTCTACCTGATGCTGCCGGCCTTCGTCAACCCTCTGATATACGGAATAAGGACCAAACCGATCAGACACCGGATCGTGACTCTGCTACTTTGTTACAAATAA